A window of Halovivax gelatinilyticus genomic DNA:
GTGATGAATCGACGAACGTATCTCGGCGCGGCCGGCGCGGCCTCGCTGGCCGGGCTCGCCGGGTGTATCGGACTGCTCGGACTCGACGAACACACGGCGAACCCGGTCGGGGTGTCACCCGAGGTGAGAAACGACACCGGATACCAGCAGACAGGCATCGACGACCTCGTCGTGGAAGAGTCCGTCGACCTCCAGCTCTGGTCGGAGACGGTTTCGGTGACGAACTACGTCGTCGAACACGAAAAGAGCGTCTCCGTCGGTCCTCTCACCGACGAGCGGGCGGCGGTCTTCGCCGTGCTCTCGACGCCGCAGATCTCGGTCATCGGCCAGCAGGTGAACCCCGTCGAGGACATGCAGACGGGCGAACTCGTCGAACTCCTCGCGGACAACTACGACGACATCGGCGACGTCAGCCACGTCGAGGACGACGAACTCTCGATTCTCGACCAGGCGATCACGGCGTCGACGTTCACCGCCGACGCGAGATTCACCG
This region includes:
- a CDS encoding DUF6517 family protein, translating into MNRRTYLGAAGAASLAGLAGCIGLLGLDEHTANPVGVSPEVRNDTGYQQTGIDDLVVEESVDLQLWSETVSVTNYVVEHEKSVSVGPLTDERAAVFAVLSTPQISVIGQQVNPVEDMQTGELVELLADNYDDIGDVSHVEDDELSILDQAITASTFTADARFTGGQSVDVTLHVTEAVETDDDLVVGVGVYPEALASEERRNVETLLTSIDPGVDVAGEGGDGDGGGDDGDDDGDDDDGGLGLGL